One Capsicum annuum cultivar UCD-10X-F1 chromosome 2, UCD10Xv1.1, whole genome shotgun sequence genomic window carries:
- the LOC107859103 gene encoding uncharacterized protein LOC107859103 codes for MLFEHPVTMANSSAQLQNPRTKFKNSVFSTTHFLKFRYCPFILFIFVFSVNSSVIGGVSYPPDEFPKIPYAQYCNDVVSSTPLVQTSTPFNGSSNFLTLKNAYIHAPADNDGKFKPKTVNFFTENVYPTENGKIFKVEGGIRFAGRIGPEFFGDFIKRRHLRLVYHRPPKFPISGFGNSREFRVSGLWDSGTGKLCMVGSGLKKLSVVYVVLKLNYLNSSDILHSVVNGTLVRIDVNDRDVYSKPVEIIGMSLRNYVYTLIDKEVENNVFNEYGDLSNVSLGMDRDWSLCSVISRAGTMEMMYLGNCSNGNCDFLGGNSSNFRPTLMWFNVIECGDNGRGRFLLNFGDGVRTRPTYLINQTLVAEGKWNEKTKTVHMIGCQIFNGSDAAEKGFVGDCVVRLSLRLPKQWTLKERSVVVGEIWKRKQSNESGKYGKVALHSVRNLVNRIDGLTYEYTAIDNVTRSCAKALAYKGKVGKYPDVHSSDMRFDMTVKNRKKIDIFSYSSPLSVGEKFFRDVSDSSVQVNDNQSAVVNISYVLHFVAPSQFLYSDEHTPLTIEISAEGLYDSKNGHLCMVGCMYFSSRHGIVQRNYSSDCETLVNIQYPPLNAKVAHGVRGTIESTRKKSDPLYFEPLELISNSVYIDQARNSMWRMDLEMTMVLISNTLACIFVGLQLFYVKRNPSVLPFISVVMLVVLILAHMIPLLLNFENLFLVNRKEQNVYFGSDGWIEVNEVLIRIMTMIAFLLECRLLQLTWSARAGDQSPKTYWISDKKVLYLSLPMYICGGLIAYFINLSRKPHQLKLGLSPRFHHQQHTFWVELKSYAGLILDGFLLPQILFNLFCNTTERSLTPGFYIGTTLVRLMPHIYDLYRAHSNGWSYDYIYGNPKMDYYSTAWDIIICCGGLLLAVLVFLQQRFGGRCFLPRRYRDSSTYEKVPVVSTETITEE; via the coding sequence ATGCTCTTTGAGCACCCCGTAACAATGGCGAATTCATCAGCTCAGTTACAAAACCCTagaacaaaattcaagaattCCGTATTTTCAACAACTCATTTTCTCAAATTCCGATATTGCCCTTTTATTCTCTTCATTTTCGTCTTCTCCGTTAACTCCTCCGTTATCGGTGGCGTTTCATATCCACCTGATGAATTCCCTAAGATCCCATATGCTCAGTACTGTAATGACGTCGTTTCTAGTACCCCTTTGGTCCAAACGTCAACCCCTTTTAACGGTTCATCGAATTTCCTCACTCTTAAAAACGCGTACATACACGCGCCGGCTGATAATGACGGGAAATTCAAGCCGAAAACGGTTAATTTCTTCACGGAGAATGTTTATCCGACGGAAAATGGGAAAATATTTAAGGTTGAGGGCGGTATAAGGTTTGCAGGACGAATTGGTCCGGAGTTTTTCGGTGATTTTATAAAACGGCGGCATCTCCGGCTAGTTTATCACCGACCGCCGAAGTTTCCTATAAGTGGGTTTGGGAATTCGAGGGAGTTTCGGGTTTCCGGGTTATGGGATTCGGGTACTGGAAAGCTTTGTATGGTCGGATCAGGTTTGAAGAAGTTAAGTGTTGTTTATGTTGTTCTAAAGTTGAATTATTTGAATTCATCTGATATTTTGCATAGTGTGGTTAATGGTACATTGGTAAGAATTGATGTGAATGATAGAGATGTATATAGTAAGCCTGTTGAAATAATTGGTATGTCTTTGAGGAATTATGTTTATACTTTGATTGATAAAGAGGTTGAGaataatgtgtttaatgagtatGGTGATTTGTCTAATGTTTCGTTGGGAATGGACCGGGATTGGAGCTTGTGTTCAGTTATAAGTCGCGCTGGAACTATGGAAATGAtgtatttgggtaattgtagcaatgggaattgtgattttcttggTGGAAATTCGTCGAATTTTAGGCCGACATTGATGTGGTTTAATGTGATTGAGTGTGGGGATAATGGAAGAGGGAGGTTCTTGTTAAATTTTGGTGATGGTGTGCGTACCCGGCCAACTTATTTGATAAATCAAACATTGGTTGCTGAAGGGAAGTGGAATGAGAAGACGAAAACAGTTCACATGATTGGTTGCCAGATTTTCAATGGAAGTGATGCAgctgaaaagggttttgttgggGATTGTGTTGTGAGGCTGAGTTTGAGGTTGCCTAAGCAATGGACCTTGAAGGAGAGGAGTGTTGTTGTTGGGGAAATTTGGAAAAGAAAACAGTCAAATGAGTCAGGTAAATATGGTAAAGTGGCCTTGCACAGTGTGAGAAATCTGGTTAACAGAATTGATGGATTGACATATGAGTATACTGCGATTGATAATGTGACGAGGTCTTGCGCCAAGGCACTGGCTTATAAAGGGAAGGTAGGGAAGTATCCTGATGTACATTCATCTGATATGAGATTTGATATGACGGTGAAGAACaggaaaaaaatagatattttcaGTTATTCATCTCCTTTGTCTGTGGGGGAGAAGTTTTTCCGGGATGTATCTGATTCTTCTGTTCAAGTGAATGACAATCAAAGCGCTGTGGTCAATATAAGCTATGTGCTGCACTTTGTTGCTCCATCTCAGTTCTTGTACAGTGATGAGCATACTCCTTTGACAATTGAAATTTCTGCCGAAGGTTTATATGATTCGAAGAATGGGCATCTTTGCATGGTTGGCTGTATGTATTTTTCATCGCGTCATGGGATTGTACAGAGGAATTATTCGTCAGACTGTGAAACTCTAGTTAATATTCAATATCCACCTTTGAATGCTAAAGTTGCCCATGGTGTTAGAGGTACCATTGAGAGCACGAGAAAAAAGTCTGATCCTCTCTACTTTGAACCCTTGGAGCTTATATCAAATTCCGTTTACATTGACCAAGCCAGAAATTCCATGTGGAGAATGGATCTGGAAATGACCATGGTACTAATTTCCAACACACTTGCATGCATCTTTGTGGGTCTGCAGCTATTTTATGTGAAAAGAAACCCGAGTGTGCTTCCGTTTATATCTGTTGTCATGCTAGTTGTGCTCATACTGGCACACATGATCCCTCTATTGCTGaactttgaaaatcttttcttGGTCAACCGGAAGGAGCAGAATGTCTACTTTGGTAGTGATGGATGGATTGAAGTAAATGAGGTTTTAATTAGAATCATGACGATGATAGCATTCTTGTTGGAATGCCGTCTTCTTCAACTCACATGGTCTGCAAGAGCAGGTGATCAGAGCCCCAAAACTTACTGGATATCTGATAAAAAGGTTCTGTATTTGTCTTTGCCGATGTATATTTGTGGTGGATTGATTGCTTATTTTATCAATCTGTCAAGAAAGCCTCACCAGTTGAAGCTTGGATTGTCGCCTCGCTTTCATCACCAACAGCACACTTTCTGGGTTGAGCTTAAATCATATGCCGGTTTGATCTTGGATGGCTTTTTGCTTCCTCAGATTCTGTTCAATTTATTCTGCAACACTACTGAGAGGTCTCTCACCCCTGGCTTCTATATAGGAACTACCCTTGTGCGCCTAATGCCACACATATATGATCTTTACAGAGCTCACAGCAATGGGTGGTCATATGATTACATTTATGGAAACCCAAAAATGGATTACTATTCCACTGCTTGGGACATCATCATCTGTTGTGGCGGTCTGCTGCTTGCTGTTCTTGTTTTCTTGCAGCAGAGATTTGGGGGCCGTTGTTTTCTTCCCAGAAGATATAGAGATAGCTCTACATATGAGAAAGTACCCGTAGTCAGCACTGAGACAATTACAGAAGAATAA